A genome region from Brassica oleracea var. oleracea cultivar TO1000 chromosome C2, BOL, whole genome shotgun sequence includes the following:
- the LOC106324660 gene encoding probable disease resistance protein At1g59620: MGGIGKTTLARKVFNHETIKTNFPGLAWVCVSQQFERKCVWQTILRQLIRPECDVSKMMEDELLEKIVRVFETQKALIVIDDIWSEGDWNLIKHVFLPKKGWKVLLTSRNEEVALHADKQCVTFKPECLTFEEGWDLFQKLAFPIKETAGLPLAIKVLGGMLRKNYTLRQWKTIRENIKAPIVRGTGFDDGNINTEVYDVLNLSFEELPAYLKHCFLYLASFPEDYEINTKKLSYYWAAEGIQRPMDFNGAAFKRLQMDT, translated from the exons ATGGGCGGTATTGGTAAAACCACACTTGCAAGAAAAGTTTTCAATCATGAGACAATAAAAACTAATTTTCCAGGATTAGCTTGGGTGTGTGTTTCACAACAGTTTGAAAGGAAGTGTGTCTGGCAGACAATCTTGCGACAACTGATCAGGCCAGAATGTGATGTTTCAAAGATGATGGAAGACGAACTTCTAGAGAAGATTGTTCGAGTGTTTGAAACACAAAAGGCTTTGATCGTCATTGATGATATATGGAGCGAAGGAGATTGGAACCTAATCAAGCATGTGTTTCTGCCAAAAAAAG GATGGAAGGTTTTACTTACTTCTCGCAATGAGGAAGTGGCATTACATGCTGATAAACAATGTGTCACCTTCAAACCAGAATGCCTAACTTTTGAAGAAGGTTGGGATCTTTTTCAAAAGCTAGCATTTCCTATTAAAGAAACAGCTG GTCTACCACTGGCTATTAAGGTGTTAGGCGGGATGTTACGTAAGAACTACACATTGCGACAGTGGAAAACGATACGTGAGAATATTAAAGCTCCCATCGTTAGAGGGACTGGCTTTGACGACGGAAATATCAATACAGAGGTTTACGATGTTTTGAATCTGAGTTTCGAAGAGCTGCCTGCTTATTTGAAGCATTGCTTCCTTTACCTTGCTAGTTTTCCAGAAGATTATGAGATAAATACAAAGAAACTGTCCTATTACTGGGCTGCAGAAGGAATACAAAGGCCAATGGATTTCAATGGAGCGGCATTCAAGAGGTTGCAAATGGATACATAG
- the LOC106324515 gene encoding probable disease resistance protein At1g59620 — translation MVISKRDVDTSRFETLRLHDKMRELCLLKAEEENFVQTIDTSTAKSKFPCKSRRLAVVRCPGEAFSFDTEVKNPSLRTLLFIECRRWKATSLLFTRHKLMRVLDLSYVDFKGGKVPSSIGKLIHLRYLSLVWTNVTQLPASMRNLKKLLYLNLDVICFSTVLDMPNILKEMRELTFLCLPMSLDDKTKLELGNLVKLETLECFSTKYGRDGSEGYDAAQISLYLY, via the coding sequence ATGGTTATTTCTAAAAGAGACGTTGATACTTCAAGATTTGAAACACTTCGGTTGCATGACAAGATGAGAGAACTTTGTTTACTCAAAGCTGAAGAAGAGAATTTTGTACAAACCATTGACACATCAACTGCAAAGTCGAAATTTCCTTGTAAATCTCGCAGACTTGCTGTTGTACGTTGTCCCGGTGAAGCATTTAGTTTCGACACGGAGGTGAAGAATCCAAGCCTAAGAACTCTCTTGTTTATCGAGTGCAGAAGATGGAAGGCAACAAGTTTATTGTTTACAAGGCATAAGCTGATGAGAGTGTTAGATCTCTCTTATGTGGATTTTAAAGGAGGGAAGGTCCCCTCTAGCATCGGGAAGCTCATCCACTTGAGATATCTTAGTTTAGTGTGGACAAATGTAACTCAACTGCCTGCTTCTATGCGGAATCTGAAGAAGCTGCTCTATTTAAACCTAGATGTAATTTGCTTCTCCACTGTACTCGACATGCCCAATATCTTGAAAGAGATGCGAGAGTTGACATTCTTGTGTTTGCCGATGAGCTTAGATGATAAGACAAAGTTGGAATTGGGAAATCTGGTCAAGCTGGAGACGTTGGAGTGTTTCTCCACAAAATATGGGAGAGACGGATCTGAAGGGTATGACGCGGCTCAGATCTCTCTCTATCTTTATTAG
- the LOC106324516 gene encoding uncharacterized protein LOC106324516, giving the protein MLALTFAVETVSQIRDYLLPNATDSRDKAVFMACEQIAYKAVVSRLESADQSMSRGDYVTLEAQQNQALGYVKVSIRRTNFFRRTPY; this is encoded by the exons ATGTT AGCTTTAACCTTTGCTGTCGAAACGGTTAGTCAAATCCGAGACTATCTGCTCCCAAACGCCACAGATTCACGTGACAAAGCCGTTTTCATGGCTTGTGAGCAG ATCGCCTACAAGGCCGTGGTTTCTCGGCTTGAGAGTGCAGATCAATCCATGTCGAGAGGTGATTACGTGACGTTGGAGGCACAGCAGAATCAAGCACTTGGTTATGTTAAAGTGAGTATTAGGAGGACTAACTTCTTTCGCCGGACACCATATTGA